The following are from one region of the Oncorhynchus kisutch isolate 150728-3 unplaced genomic scaffold, Okis_V2 Okis03b-Okis08b_hom, whole genome shotgun sequence genome:
- the LOC109883080 gene encoding major histocompatibility complex class I-related gene protein encodes MGKLSVFLFVLSFSTIVNAGSGSHSLWALANYIIGETPFPEFTAVVMLDDIHVVYYDSNDKQPVYRGPKPNGKIHDEVVQDGDYVFGIMYHHMKGRSFHLKHHFNLTGGVQVQQRLTGCEMLDNGEPALIMEKDTFNAIYTDQTLYYNMTHFTYDAGKLRPGYDGVRREYLRTLYGNVFLPICIRTLKRILKREKNVVMRKVPPRLRLIKKEVSGGFQVSCLAFGFYPRHINMTLLRDGQPVAEQELTGGEVLPSGDGTYQLRKSLEVSTEELNKRHNYTCTAFHLSLDNKLDVSWESGAERVHLSTLSVLLVMLLILILLGIFICVKGRRRTASQT; translated from the exons ATGGGCAAACTGTCTGTCTTTTTGTTTGTTCTTTCATTTTCCACCATTGTCAACGCAG GTTCAGGATCACATTCTCTGTGGGCACTTGCAAATTACATCATCGGGGAGACGCCTTTCCCTGAGTTTACGGCTGTGGTGATGTTGGATGACATCCATGTGGTTTACTATGACTCCAACGATAAACAGCCTGTCTACAGGGGACCTaaaccaaatggaaaaatacatgaTGAAGTAGTACAGGATGGAGATTATGTGTTTGGAATTATGTACCACCACATGAAAGGCAGATCATTTCACCTAAAGCACCACTTTAATCTCACAGGAGGTGTTCAAGTTCAGCAAAGATTGACTGGCTGTGAAATGTTGGACAATGGTGAACCAGCTCTGATCATGGAAAAAGACACTTTCAATGCCATTTATACAGATCAAACGTTATATTACAACATGACACATTTTACATATGATGCTGGGAAACTACGACCAGGATATGATGGGGTGAGGAGAGAATATCTTAGAACACTTTATGGGAATGTTTTCCTTCCCATTTGCATCAGAACACTGAAGAGAAtcctgaagagagagaagaacgtTGTGATGCGTAAAGTTCCTCCCAGACTCAGGTTGATAAAGAAAGAGGTTTCTGGAGGGTTTCAGGTGAGCTGCCTGGCGTTTGGTTTCTACCCCCGCCACATCAACATGACCCTGCTGAGAGACGGCCAGCCAGTGGCAGAACAGGAGCTGACAGGGGGGGAGGTTCTGCCTAGTGGAGATGGGACCTACCAGCTGAGGAAGAGTCTGGAGGTCAGTACTGAGGAGCTAAATAAGAGACACAACTACACCTGTACTGCCTTTCACCTCAGTCTGGACAACAAGCTGGATGTCAGTTGGGAGTCTGGGGCAGAGAGAGTTCACCTATCCACCCTCTCAGTTCTACTGGTGATGCTGCTGATTCTTATTCTATTGGGCATTTTCATTTGTGTCAAAGGGAGAAGACGCACCGCATCGCAGACATAG